A single genomic interval of Dyella sp. GSA-30 harbors:
- a CDS encoding DUF459 domain-containing protein, with product MSTSRTPSVDSTRSLAWLLASFVAFVVLLESGGLATWAERLDIGPLRSVAQPTTAALSERLRSWGIGELRTRMLAGLARLQRNEPTATTPKLIADSPTPARCDAPVAHDSALVSNLWMLGRPTVQPPLLTGWSAPIVAKTTSQHDGAPTTIATSLPAAATLDALPPVPSGQTRTVALVGDSMMAVGLSDNLLRGIARHKELRAIRAFRAGTGLSRPDTFDWMQQYPQMLGDGKPDAIIVAIGANDGQSFVQDGKVLEFGSEAWIAAYRDRLNHFVDLLTKDGAQVIWIGLPPMRIAKYDARMSLINRLAYDTVSQREHVTWWNAGTLIADPQGQFREYAQRADGSSIRLRAGDGIHLSEDGAGLLAPPLLAWLDPPAPAPAAAAPTAMAEVHVSL from the coding sequence ATGTCGACATCACGCACTCCTTCGGTCGATTCGACACGCAGCCTGGCCTGGCTGCTGGCAAGCTTTGTCGCGTTCGTTGTCCTGCTTGAATCGGGCGGCCTGGCAACCTGGGCGGAACGGCTCGATATCGGCCCCTTGCGCAGCGTTGCGCAACCTACGACAGCCGCACTGAGCGAACGGCTACGCTCATGGGGTATCGGCGAGCTGCGCACCCGCATGTTGGCCGGTCTAGCGCGACTGCAACGCAACGAGCCTACCGCCACGACACCCAAGCTCATCGCGGACAGCCCGACACCCGCGCGTTGCGATGCGCCGGTCGCGCACGACAGCGCTCTGGTTTCGAATCTATGGATGCTTGGACGGCCAACGGTGCAGCCGCCGTTGCTGACGGGATGGTCTGCGCCGATCGTCGCCAAAACCACCAGCCAGCACGATGGTGCGCCCACAACAATCGCCACCAGCTTGCCGGCTGCCGCCACCCTGGACGCGCTTCCTCCCGTTCCGTCCGGCCAGACACGCACCGTGGCCCTGGTTGGCGATTCGATGATGGCAGTGGGTTTGAGCGATAACCTGTTGCGCGGCATCGCCCGCCATAAGGAGCTGCGCGCCATACGCGCATTCCGCGCCGGCACGGGCCTTAGCCGTCCCGACACGTTCGACTGGATGCAGCAATATCCGCAGATGCTCGGCGACGGCAAACCCGACGCCATCATCGTCGCGATCGGTGCCAACGACGGGCAGAGCTTTGTACAGGACGGCAAGGTGCTGGAGTTCGGCAGCGAGGCCTGGATCGCTGCGTATCGCGATCGCTTGAATCATTTCGTCGACCTGCTGACCAAGGACGGCGCGCAGGTCATCTGGATCGGGCTCCCGCCGATGCGCATCGCCAAATACGATGCGCGCATGAGCCTGATCAACCGGCTTGCCTATGACACGGTCAGCCAGCGCGAGCACGTGACCTGGTGGAATGCGGGGACGCTGATCGCCGATCCGCAAGGCCAGTTTCGCGAGTACGCGCAACGCGCCGATGGCAGCAGCATACGTTTGCGTGCCGGCGATGGCATTCATCTGTCCGAAGACGGCGCCGGCTTGCTTGCACCACCGTTGCTGGCATGGCTCGATCCGCCGGCTCCCGCGCCGGCGGCGGCCGCTCCTACCGCCATGGCAGAGGTCCACGTATCACTATGA
- a CDS encoding MBOAT family protein, whose protein sequence is MLFPTVEFAAFFLFTLAVAWALVRRPAWHKHFLLLASYVFYGCWNWAYVPLLFGISLVAGLVAQRIQQTEDAKKRKRWLIGGVVVCLSALVYYKYTGFLLQNLLDLWALVGKPPALSLDGPMLPLGISFFVFHAISLLGDVYRGKLKQAVNLPDALLYVAFFPQLIAGPILRASDFMPQLATPRDPQAVHVNRGLMLIVAGLFKKVIISNQLAVNLVDPAFAAPQSLSGPDMLLAVYGYAVQIYCDFSGYTDIAIGCALLFGYRFPDNFDRPYTATDPQDFWRRWHISLSSWLRDYLYIPLGGSRGGNWFTARNLLITMLLGGLWHGASWTFVIWGALHGGYLIVHRLWAAQSWHARLRASTAWRWIARVLLFHAVCAAWIFFRAPSLDQVGDVFARFAVAGPLTLAQTGTVLLIALGLAGQYVPPRWGDALENELARWAAPARGAALAVSIFAIEVLGPSGVAPFIYFQF, encoded by the coding sequence ATGCTATTTCCGACGGTCGAATTCGCCGCCTTCTTTCTGTTTACGCTCGCCGTTGCTTGGGCTCTGGTCCGACGACCGGCCTGGCACAAGCATTTTCTGTTGCTCGCCAGCTACGTGTTCTACGGCTGCTGGAACTGGGCATACGTACCCCTGCTGTTCGGTATCTCTCTCGTTGCCGGCCTGGTGGCGCAGCGCATCCAGCAGACTGAAGACGCCAAGAAGCGCAAGCGCTGGTTGATCGGCGGCGTGGTGGTTTGCCTGAGCGCCCTGGTCTACTACAAGTACACCGGTTTCCTGCTGCAGAACCTGCTGGATCTATGGGCGCTGGTCGGCAAACCGCCGGCGTTGTCGCTCGACGGTCCGATGTTGCCGCTGGGTATTTCGTTCTTCGTCTTCCACGCGATTTCGCTGCTCGGCGACGTCTATCGCGGCAAGCTCAAGCAGGCGGTGAACCTGCCCGATGCATTGCTCTATGTCGCGTTCTTTCCGCAGCTGATCGCCGGGCCGATCCTGCGTGCCTCGGACTTCATGCCCCAACTGGCGACGCCGCGCGACCCGCAGGCGGTGCACGTCAATCGGGGCCTGATGCTGATCGTGGCCGGCCTGTTCAAGAAGGTGATCATCTCCAACCAGCTGGCGGTCAACCTGGTCGACCCGGCGTTCGCCGCGCCCCAGTCGTTGTCGGGCCCCGACATGCTGCTGGCGGTGTATGGCTATGCCGTCCAGATCTACTGCGACTTTTCCGGCTATACGGATATCGCCATCGGCTGCGCGCTGCTGTTCGGTTATCGCTTCCCGGACAACTTCGACCGCCCCTATACCGCCACCGACCCGCAGGACTTCTGGCGTCGCTGGCATATCTCGTTGTCGAGCTGGTTGCGCGACTATCTCTATATCCCCCTGGGCGGTTCGCGCGGCGGCAACTGGTTCACCGCGCGCAATCTGCTGATCACCATGCTGCTGGGCGGCCTGTGGCACGGCGCATCATGGACGTTCGTCATCTGGGGCGCACTCCATGGCGGCTACCTGATCGTGCATCGCCTCTGGGCCGCACAATCGTGGCATGCGCGCCTGCGCGCATCCACCGCCTGGCGCTGGATCGCGCGCGTGCTGCTGTTTCATGCGGTTTGCGCGGCATGGATCTTTTTCCGCGCACCGTCGCTGGACCAGGTCGGCGACGTTTTCGCCCGCTTCGCCGTCGCCGGCCCGCTGACCCTGGCCCAGACTGGCACCGTCCTGTTGATTGCGTTGGGACTGGCCGGGCAATACGTGCCGCCGCGCTGGGGCGATGCCTTGGAAAACGAACTCGCACGCTGGGCGGCACCGGCCCGTGGCGCGGCGCTGGCGGTGTCGATCTTTGCCATCGAAGTGCTCGGGCCCAGCGGCGTGGCTCCTTTTATCTATTTCCAGTTCTGA
- the purH gene encoding bifunctional phosphoribosylaminoimidazolecarboxamide formyltransferase/IMP cyclohydrolase, translated as MSHPAITPIRSALLSVSDKTGLIALGKRLAAAGVELLSTGGSAKALREAGIAVKDVSNVTGFPEIMDGRVKTLHPKVHGGLLGRRGTDDQVMTELGIAPIDLLVLNLYPFERTVARADCTLDEAIENIDIGGPAMLRSAAKNWNDVGVLTSPDQYDDALAEIEQHGGLSRATRFKLSVAAFNRVSNYDAAISDYLSGVQLNDTQDAVTGHDTFPAQANGRFVKLMDLRYGENPHQQAAFYRDLYPAPGTLATFRQLQGKELSFNNIADSDAAWECVRSFKKPACVIVKHANPCGVAVNVEGIAQAYDRAYQTDPTSAFGGIIAFNRNVDGATARAIVERQFVEVVLAPGYADDALKAFAKKANVRVLEIPLPADGDLYNAHPGNDVRRVGSGLLIQTADRGMVGPDDLKIVTRRAPTEAEINDLIFAWKVAKYVKSNAIVYARDRQTIGIGAGQMSRVYSARIAGIKAADEKLEVAGSVMASDAFFPFRDGIDAAAAAGIRAVIQPGGSMRDAEVIAAADENDMAMVFTGMRHFRH; from the coding sequence ATGTCCCACCCCGCCATCACGCCCATCCGCAGCGCGCTGCTCAGCGTGTCGGACAAGACTGGACTGATCGCGCTGGGTAAGCGCCTCGCTGCAGCAGGCGTCGAGCTGCTCTCCACCGGTGGCAGTGCCAAGGCACTGCGCGAGGCGGGCATTGCGGTCAAGGACGTCAGCAATGTCACCGGCTTTCCGGAAATCATGGATGGCCGCGTAAAAACGCTGCATCCGAAAGTGCATGGCGGGCTGCTTGGCCGCCGCGGCACCGACGACCAGGTCATGACCGAACTCGGCATCGCGCCAATCGACCTGCTGGTGCTCAATCTCTATCCGTTCGAACGGACCGTGGCGCGCGCCGATTGCACGCTGGACGAGGCGATCGAGAACATCGATATCGGCGGCCCGGCGATGCTGCGCTCGGCGGCGAAAAACTGGAACGATGTCGGCGTACTCACCTCGCCCGACCAATACGATGATGCGCTGGCCGAAATCGAACAGCACGGCGGTCTGAGCCGGGCAACGCGCTTTAAGCTGTCGGTGGCCGCGTTCAATCGCGTATCGAACTACGACGCCGCAATCAGCGACTATCTTTCCGGTGTTCAGCTCAACGATACGCAAGATGCTGTCACCGGGCACGATACCTTCCCCGCGCAAGCCAACGGCCGCTTCGTCAAGCTGATGGATCTGCGCTACGGCGAAAACCCGCACCAGCAGGCAGCGTTCTATCGCGACCTGTATCCGGCGCCCGGCACGCTTGCCACGTTCCGCCAGCTGCAAGGCAAGGAACTGTCGTTCAACAACATCGCCGATTCCGATGCCGCGTGGGAATGCGTGCGCAGTTTCAAGAAACCGGCTTGCGTGATCGTCAAGCATGCCAACCCCTGTGGTGTGGCGGTGAATGTCGAGGGCATCGCCCAGGCCTATGACCGCGCCTACCAGACCGATCCCACCTCCGCCTTCGGCGGCATCATCGCCTTCAACCGCAATGTGGACGGCGCCACCGCGCGCGCGATCGTGGAGCGTCAGTTCGTCGAAGTGGTGCTGGCCCCCGGCTATGCCGACGACGCGCTGAAGGCGTTCGCCAAGAAGGCCAACGTCCGCGTGCTGGAAATCCCGCTACCGGCCGATGGCGACCTGTACAACGCGCACCCTGGCAACGATGTACGCCGTGTCGGCTCGGGTCTGCTGATCCAGACCGCCGACCGCGGCATGGTCGGCCCGGACGATCTCAAGATCGTCACCCGCCGCGCGCCGACCGAGGCCGAGATCAACGACCTGATCTTTGCCTGGAAGGTGGCCAAGTACGTCAAGAGCAACGCCATCGTCTACGCCCGCGACCGCCAGACCATCGGCATCGGCGCCGGCCAGATGAGCCGCGTCTACAGCGCCCGCATCGCCGGCATCAAGGCCGCCGATGAGAAGCTGGAAGTCGCCGGCTCCGTCATGGCCTCCGATGCGTTCTTCCCCTTCCGCGACGGTATTGATGCCGCCGCCGCTGCGGGCATCCGCGCGGTGATCCAGCCGGGCGGCTCGATGCGCGACGCGGAAGTCATCGCCGCGGCCGACGAGAACGACATGGCGATGGTGTTTACCGGCATGCGCCACTTCCGCCACTGA
- a CDS encoding helix-turn-helix domain-containing protein, translating to MPLNVVRLPATEAVKESSSQSALSECVSRTVRRYLADIGDTECDEGLHALVIREVEGPLLREVLAFHDGNQSRAAAVLGINRATLRKKLAQHGLL from the coding sequence TTGCCATTGAACGTGGTCCGATTGCCTGCTACTGAGGCCGTAAAGGAGTCCTCGTCGCAGAGCGCGCTGAGCGAGTGCGTCAGCCGCACCGTTCGCCGTTATCTCGCGGACATCGGTGATACCGAGTGCGACGAGGGTCTGCACGCATTGGTGATCCGCGAAGTCGAAGGCCCCCTGCTGCGCGAAGTATTGGCATTCCACGACGGCAACCAGAGCCGCGCTGCCGCGGTGCTGGGCATCAATCGCGCCACCTTGCGCAAGAAGCTGGCCCAACACGGGCTGCTGTAA
- a CDS encoding DUF3426 domain-containing protein, with the protein MSVFSLDARTLAQAHGFVMCGHCGEGFDSIATLADVLPPEPFTELPVNEAGIEPPHLELAVYRPRAAEPPAATEPARTTFDDLLPSDFTPRFARQHEPRPRRWPWVVIILLLLLLLAAQLGWALRDQLIADSMVGPWLRQGCDAIGCQLPLVQDVKQLKLLARDVQAHPSVPGALLISATVRNDASFAQPYPVVSVTLSDVNGKRIAMRRLRPSEYLADSYALQHGLPAGANTALVLEVEDPGDKAVAFELGFE; encoded by the coding sequence ATGTCCGTGTTTTCGCTCGATGCGCGCACGCTCGCGCAGGCGCACGGCTTTGTCATGTGCGGACATTGCGGCGAGGGCTTCGATAGCATCGCCACGCTGGCGGATGTGCTGCCGCCCGAGCCGTTCACCGAGCTGCCAGTCAACGAAGCGGGCATCGAACCGCCGCATCTAGAACTGGCGGTCTATCGCCCGAGAGCGGCCGAGCCGCCGGCAGCGACGGAACCGGCGCGCACGACCTTCGACGACTTGCTGCCAAGCGATTTTACGCCACGGTTTGCGCGTCAGCATGAGCCAAGACCACGTCGCTGGCCGTGGGTCGTGATCATCCTCCTCTTGCTGTTGCTGCTCGCGGCACAGCTGGGCTGGGCGCTGCGCGATCAACTGATCGCCGACTCGATGGTCGGCCCGTGGCTGCGCCAGGGTTGCGATGCGATCGGCTGCCAGCTGCCGCTGGTGCAGGACGTGAAGCAATTGAAGCTGCTGGCACGTGACGTGCAAGCGCACCCGTCGGTGCCCGGCGCACTGCTGATCAGCGCAACGGTTCGCAACGATGCGTCGTTCGCGCAACCGTATCCCGTGGTTTCTGTCACATTGTCCGACGTCAATGGCAAACGCATCGCCATGCGTCGCCTGCGGCCATCCGAATACCTGGCGGACAGCTATGCCTTGCAGCATGGCTTGCCGGCCGGCGCCAACACTGCGCTGGTGCTGGAAGTGGAAGACCCGGGCGACAAAGCGGTGGCGTTCGAACTCGGTTTCGAATGA
- the prmA gene encoding 50S ribosomal protein L11 methyltransferase: MPWLELSLTVRAEQQPRVEEALDDLGALSITLQDADAETPDEQAIFEPGVGELPLWPTITLNALFDVDTDRRGLSEALGDLLPWLEPDQMLFRDVADEDWERAWMDQFKPMPFGRRLWIYPWNIEPPTDGDIVVVRLDPGLAFGSGTHPTTALCLEWLDGLQLAGKTVTDFGCGSGILAIAALKLGALSAVGVDNDPQALIASADNAERNGVAERLALFLPEDLDAEPADVFIANILAGPLGELAPQFAAAAKPGAPFAISGILQGQQEELLARYGEWFEGLQVDTREDWVRISGFRR, encoded by the coding sequence ATGCCCTGGCTCGAACTCTCCCTCACCGTCCGCGCAGAGCAACAACCGCGCGTGGAAGAAGCGCTCGACGACCTGGGTGCGCTGTCGATTACCTTGCAGGATGCCGACGCGGAAACGCCCGACGAACAGGCGATCTTCGAGCCGGGCGTCGGCGAGCTGCCGCTGTGGCCGACAATCACCTTGAATGCCTTGTTCGACGTCGACACCGACCGTCGCGGCCTGAGCGAAGCGCTCGGCGATCTGCTGCCCTGGCTGGAGCCGGACCAGATGCTGTTTCGCGACGTCGCCGACGAGGACTGGGAGCGGGCCTGGATGGACCAGTTCAAGCCGATGCCATTCGGCCGCCGCCTGTGGATCTATCCATGGAACATCGAGCCGCCGACCGACGGCGATATTGTCGTGGTCCGGCTCGATCCGGGCCTGGCGTTCGGCAGCGGCACGCATCCGACCACTGCCCTTTGCCTGGAATGGCTCGATGGCCTGCAGCTGGCCGGAAAGACCGTCACGGATTTCGGCTGTGGCTCGGGGATTCTCGCCATCGCAGCATTGAAGCTCGGCGCGTTGAGCGCGGTCGGTGTGGACAACGATCCCCAGGCACTGATCGCCTCGGCCGATAATGCCGAGCGCAACGGTGTGGCCGAGCGTCTCGCACTGTTCCTGCCTGAAGATCTCGACGCGGAACCGGCGGATGTCTTCATTGCCAACATTCTTGCCGGCCCGCTCGGCGAGCTGGCACCGCAGTTTGCCGCCGCGGCCAAGCCTGGCGCACCGTTCGCCATCTCCGGCATCCTGCAGGGTCAGCAAGAGGAGCTATTGGCGCGTTATGGCGAATGGTTCGAAGGCTTGCAGGTCGATACGCGCGAGGACTGGGTTCGCATCAGCGGCTTCCGCCGCTGA
- the accC gene encoding acetyl-CoA carboxylase biotin carboxylase subunit yields MHKLEKVLIANRGEIALRVLRACNSLGIKTVAVHSTADRNLKHVGLADEAICIGPAPSAESYLNIPRIIAAAEITDAQAIHPGYGFLSERADFAEQVEKSGFIFIGPTADVIRLMGDKVEAIRAMKAAGVPCVPGSGGPLGDNVDENIRIAREIGYPVIIKAAGGGGGRGMRVVRTEAHLGNAVTMTKQEAKAAFGNDQVYMEKFLENPRHVEIQVLADGQGHAIHLGERDCSMQRRHQKVVEEAPAPGITPELRAQIGKVCVDACLRIGYRGAGTFEFLFEDGRFYFIEMNTRIQVEHPVTELITGVDLVREQLLIAAGEKLSIRQEDIKINGHAIECRINAEDPDTFMPSPGEVKRFEAPGGPGVRVDTHLYDGYRIPPNYDSMIGKLIVHGPDRETAIARMRLALAETVIEGVKCNIPLQQRIMADVGFQHGGQNIHYLEKRMAEQKEKAASGG; encoded by the coding sequence ATGCATAAGCTCGAGAAAGTCCTTATCGCGAACCGCGGCGAAATCGCCCTGCGCGTCTTGCGTGCCTGCAACAGCTTAGGCATCAAGACCGTCGCCGTGCATTCGACCGCCGATCGCAACCTCAAGCACGTCGGCCTGGCCGACGAGGCGATCTGCATCGGCCCGGCGCCGTCGGCCGAAAGCTATCTCAATATCCCACGCATCATCGCCGCGGCGGAAATCACCGACGCGCAGGCGATCCATCCGGGCTACGGGTTTCTTTCCGAGCGCGCGGATTTTGCCGAGCAGGTCGAGAAGTCCGGCTTTATCTTTATTGGCCCGACCGCCGACGTGATCCGCCTGATGGGCGACAAGGTCGAGGCGATCCGTGCGATGAAGGCGGCTGGCGTTCCCTGCGTGCCCGGTTCCGGCGGCCCGCTCGGCGACAATGTGGATGAAAACATCCGCATCGCCCGCGAGATCGGCTACCCCGTGATCATCAAGGCCGCCGGTGGCGGTGGTGGCCGCGGCATGCGCGTGGTGCGCACCGAGGCGCATCTGGGCAACGCCGTGACCATGACCAAGCAGGAAGCGAAAGCCGCTTTCGGCAACGATCAGGTGTACATGGAGAAGTTCCTGGAAAACCCGCGTCACGTGGAAATCCAGGTACTCGCTGACGGCCAGGGCCATGCCATTCACCTGGGCGAGCGCGACTGCTCGATGCAGCGTCGCCACCAGAAAGTGGTCGAGGAAGCTCCGGCACCAGGCATCACGCCCGAGCTGCGCGCACAGATCGGCAAGGTCTGCGTCGACGCCTGCCTGCGCATCGGCTACCGCGGTGCCGGCACCTTCGAGTTCCTGTTCGAAGACGGCCGCTTCTACTTCATCGAGATGAACACGCGCATCCAGGTCGAGCATCCGGTGACCGAGCTGATTACCGGCGTCGACCTGGTACGCGAGCAGTTGCTGATTGCCGCGGGCGAGAAACTGTCGATTCGCCAGGAAGACATCAAGATCAACGGCCATGCGATCGAGTGCCGCATCAACGCCGAAGATCCCGACACTTTCATGCCCAGCCCCGGCGAAGTGAAACGCTTCGAAGCACCGGGCGGCCCGGGCGTGCGCGTCGACACGCATCTGTACGACGGCTATCGCATTCCGCCAAACTACGACTCGATGATCGGCAAGCTGATCGTACACGGCCCCGATCGCGAAACGGCGATCGCGCGCATGCGTCTGGCGCTTGCCGAAACGGTGATCGAAGGCGTGAAGTGCAATATCCCGCTGCAGCAACGCATCATGGCCGACGTCGGTTTCCAGCACGGTGGACAGAACATCCACTATCTGGAAAAGCGCATGGCCGAGCAGAAGGAAAAGGCCGCCAGCGGCGGTTGA
- the accB gene encoding acetyl-CoA carboxylase biotin carboxyl carrier protein, producing MDLRKIKKLIDLLEESNLAELEIKEGEEVVRLSRVPKGGVAIAAAPVAVAAPVAAPVAAAPVAAPVAAAPAVPEGHVVKAPMVGTYYASASPGAPAFVKVGQQVKAGETLGIIEAMKMFNQIEADVGGTVQAILIDNGQPVEFDQPMFVIA from the coding sequence ATGGACTTGCGCAAGATCAAAAAGCTGATCGACCTGCTTGAGGAATCCAACCTCGCCGAACTGGAAATCAAGGAGGGCGAGGAAGTCGTCCGCCTGTCGCGCGTGCCCAAGGGCGGCGTTGCCATCGCCGCAGCGCCCGTCGCCGTTGCCGCGCCGGTAGCCGCTCCCGTGGCCGCAGCGCCCGTCGCCGCCCCTGTGGCCGCTGCACCGGCCGTGCCCGAAGGCCATGTGGTCAAGGCGCCGATGGTCGGCACCTACTACGCCTCGGCTAGCCCGGGCGCACCGGCATTCGTCAAGGTCGGCCAGCAGGTCAAGGCCGGCGAAACGCTGGGCATCATCGAAGCGATGAAGATGTTCAACCAGATCGAAGCCGACGTCGGCGGCACCGTGCAGGCCATCCTGATCGACAACGGCCAGCCGGTGGAATTCGACCAGCCGATGTTCGTGATCGCCTGA
- the aroQ gene encoding type II 3-dehydroquinate dehydratase — translation MANILVLHGPNLNLLGTREPEIYGHQTLADIDAALVEQAKAAGHMLTGFQSNAEHALIERVHEARKDQVALILINPGAFTHTSIALRDALLGVAIPFIELHLSNVHAREPFRHHSYLADVAIGQVCGFGPDSYRLALDAAIARLGRAA, via the coding sequence GTGGCGAACATCCTGGTCCTGCACGGACCCAACCTCAATCTGCTGGGTACGCGCGAGCCGGAGATCTATGGCCACCAGACGCTGGCCGATATCGACGCCGCACTGGTTGAGCAGGCCAAAGCTGCGGGGCACATGCTGACCGGCTTCCAGTCGAATGCCGAGCACGCGCTGATCGAACGCGTGCACGAGGCACGCAAGGACCAGGTGGCGCTGATCCTGATCAATCCCGGCGCCTTCACGCATACCAGCATCGCCCTGCGTGACGCCCTATTGGGCGTGGCCATACCGTTTATCGAGCTGCACCTTTCCAACGTGCATGCCCGCGAGCCGTTCCGTCACCACTCCTACCTGGCCGACGTGGCCATTGGTCAGGTCTGCGGTTTCGGACCGGACAGTTATCGGCTGGCGCTGGACGCCGCCATCGCGCGGCTGGGCCGCGCCGCCTGA
- a CDS encoding TlpA disulfide reductase family protein codes for MGDVRPDLTLMDVDGKPHRLSEFHARRVLLNFWATWCVPCLKEMPALAEAQAKFGEKELIVVGIAMDDPERIRPFLAVHPVPYPILIGRMDSPSTSLQFGDEAQVLPFSVLLDTDGHILEAQRGALPMETLDEWMKRP; via the coding sequence GTGGGCGACGTACGCCCCGATCTCACGCTGATGGATGTCGACGGCAAGCCACACCGGTTATCGGAATTCCACGCTCGGCGCGTGCTGCTCAATTTCTGGGCGACCTGGTGCGTGCCATGCCTGAAAGAGATGCCCGCGCTGGCCGAGGCACAGGCAAAGTTCGGCGAAAAAGAACTGATCGTCGTCGGCATCGCCATGGACGACCCCGAACGGATCCGGCCGTTTCTTGCCGTGCACCCTGTGCCGTACCCGATTCTGATCGGCCGGATGGACAGCCCCAGCACCTCGCTGCAGTTCGGCGATGAGGCGCAAGTTCTGCCGTTTAGCGTGCTTTTAGATACCGATGGGCACATCTTGGAAGCGCAGCGAGGCGCATTGCCCATGGAAACCCTCGACGAGTGGATGAAACGGCCCTAG